Below is a window of Candidozyma auris chromosome 3, complete sequence DNA.
CAAGACTTATTGGCCCAGCGACTTTTACAAATTTAAGAGCTGGACTAATGACAAACCTCAAAGAGCGCTTCTCCCAAaggacttcttcaaatatCAGGAATGGACCAACGACAAACATCACGGTGCTTTCCTTCCTAAGGACTTCATCAGGTATACTGACTGGACGAAAGAGGTGTCTCGCAACTCGTTCCTTCCAGGGGACTTCTACAAATTCAAGGAGTACACACGGGAGAACAACCAGGCTGTCTGCCTTCCGAaggacttcttcaagtaccaGGACTGGACTAGCGAGAAAGACAAGCCTACCTACCTCTCGCGGGATTTCTTTAACATGTGGAAGCTAGCAAAAGATGGAGCCAGAAGGAAAGCCGCTTCTTTTAAACAATCGACTCATAAACAGCTGCTGCCTTTACCTAAAGGACTCACTGCCATTCTTTCGTGTCCAAAACTTGGAATCGAAGTCATACTTTACGACCCAAAGATGCCGTTGTAATAGGTCTAGCTACCAGAACTGCGGCACACGAAAGATATATAGTcaatttgattttttgttAGCACAAGTAGCTCCATGATAATAGTGAGTTTTCCATTCATCAACCTGATGATCCTAGAGGAAAgtagttttttttttaaaaaaaatttttacTTTGCCCTTTTATCTTTCAAGGCAAAAGGAGAATAAAATATAATCTATGCCATCCGTTCAAGTCTGACCTCCTTTCACTACCAAAGGTCGGCTCTCTGCTATCAACAGTCCAGTACACTCTCTCTCGCGAATCTCAACACCTCAGTACTACGTTGGAGAGTGTCAGACTACACCTACAATGGGCATTCTAACGACGGCAGATAAGGAGAAAGTCAAGCGAGCGGTACCGAAAGCGTCGAATAAAATCATTGACGCCACCGTAGCCAGCTTGTATATCGCTCATCCTGACCCAAATGCGTGGACTTACACTGGTTTAGTGGGAGCAATTGCCTTGGTTGACGATTTGGTTGGCCACACGTTTTTCCTCAAGCTCGTGGATATCATTGGCACTAGAGGTGTTATATGGGATCAGGAGCTCTATGTGAATTTCGATTATCATCAGGATAGGAAATTTTTCCATACATTTGAGATCGAAGATTGTCTTGTGGGACTCCTTTTCGAAGATACCAGCGATGCTGCtcattttttcaaaagggTTTCTAATCGTACGAAGTATGCATCTAAAGACACCGCTAAGAATAAGAATGCCATTGCCTTGAAGGATAAATTGGCGCCTGAGGCTACCAAGATTGGCCCAAGAGGTGAGTATGTGGATGTTACTACAGATCAGAGAACTAGAAGAGCCAGAGGTGTCTTATATTACGACGACCAACCCCCACCAGAATGGAGACTGTTGTACGCTGAATTGGCTGCAGCAGGAATCACTGAAGATATGATTGCAGAAAACAGACAGTTCATTAAGGACTATATTGCTAAGCAAGGTGGTCCCTTGGTGGGACTTGAGCCACCAATTCCTAGGAGACACGCAGCCCCACATAATGTGTTTGCAGATCATGCCCCAGAGCCTCCGGCAGCGCCTCCGAAGAAGACCAAAAAGgcacctcctccacctcctccacaagGTGTGACTCCCCAGAATTCTCAGACACCTGAGCTCACCCCCACGCCAACTAATATGAGCTCTTCGGGTGAAGTAACTCCCACACACAGTTCTGATGGCTCACCTGCGCCTTCTAAGCTTCATACTGAGCTCAAATTCAGAGTCCCTCCATCAAATGCTCCAGTACCTCAGGTGTCTCATACAAATATACCTCCTCCTCAAACAGACCAAAGCAGGCCCCTCCCAAGTATCCCACAGCAAGGTGGCTCAATCCCTGGGCAGCAGCAAAGACCACCTATGTTTGACGGTAGTTCGTCGCTGTATGGCCAGCCAATTCAAGGCTTGCAacctccacctcctccacctgGTCGTACTAACAGCAATGCTGGAGCTATGGCTACACCACCTGCAAGAGGAAACCCCCCACCTCCTCCGGCTAGAGGTAATCCCCCTGCGCCCCCACAAAGAGGTGGccctcctccacctcctccaccgAGAGCTCAACCAACTGGACACACTGCGACTCCACAGAGAACCGgtgctcctcctccacctcctccaagaGCTGCTCGTGGAGCGCCTCCTCCGCCTCCGGCGAGAGGTGTTCGAACTCAACCTCAAGCTACTCAAGCCACGATTCctcaaccttctcaacCATTTCAGCAACCACTGCAGCCTCAACAGCCACCAGCTCTCCCACATCAATCCCCTCAACTGGCTTACCAGCCGCCTCTCCCGCCTCAAAGGACCGCTGAACCGGCATCAGTCCCACCACCCCCACCACCAGTTGCTCAACCTCAGCAGTCGCAGCCACAATCTAATACTGCTGCTCCTCCGCCACCACCTCCTATGCCTCCTCAAAATACTGCCCCATCTGGTGGAGCCCCACCCCCACCTCCGCCTCCTCCAGACTTGAGCTCCTCTGGCCCCACACCACCTTTGCCTACTGTAGACTCCGGAAGAGATGCTTTATTGTCCTCCATTAGAGGTGCTGGAGGAATCAACTCACTTAAGAAGACTGACAAGTCACAACTTGAGAAACCTTCAGCCTTACTTGCGGAAGCAAAAGGTGAGCAGccaccttcatcatcgtctggtggtggtgctgccCGTGGCCAACCTGAGTCTCTTGCCGATGCTCTTGCTGGTGCTTtaagcaaaagaaagaacaagGTTGCAGccagtgatgatgaagatgacgaagattgGTAAATAAAGAATGAACGACTCTTTggtttgattttgaggTCCATTTACGttgtattttgcagccaaaagcGGTTCGCGCACATAGTGATGCTCATCAGAGATCTCCATTGTAGTACTTTCGACATTGTAGCTTTGTTAATGAGTTCCGAGAAGCAGCCTATAAAAGTATTAAAGCCGTTTAAGGAAGCTCTTGAGTTTTGGTCTGTTCAGCTAGAAAAGCCGGATGAGCTTAACACTGCTGTCCCAGCGGCCACGTTGGAGGATCCTTTGAAAGAGTTGATCAAACTCTCAACCCTAATAAGGGCCCAGACTACAAAAGTTGGTATCATTTATGCGCCGTCTACGATACGCAAGCAAACCCAAGCTGCACATGATACAGTGGCGGAGCTTTCAAAGACGTTCGTTTTCTATGTTTCTGCATTAGCACAGCTCTCACCAGTCAAGGTCTCCAAACTCTTCTTAGATGAAGTTGTCACTATTTCAAAGGACTTAATCGGCTCTGCTTCCGAATTTGCTGATGAGCTCATTCTGATTTTGGAGTCATTGGACGGTCAAAATGATGACAAGAATGAAGAGGCAGCACCTGAAAGCGTGAACCCCAGATTACTCTCGGTCGGTAAGCTTTGGCTGCTCTGCGATAAAATCAAAGACTTCATCGAGAAGGGAAATCTTAAGTTCCTACAGCTGAAGACGGCGCTCAATATCTCTTTGATAGAAGATGGTTTGGAAGAGTTTGAAGAGTGGATCCACAACCCACAAGACcttgatgacgacgatTTCTTTGGGCTCGATGACGATTTTTCGGACAGCGAAGCACCAACAAATGTTGCGGATCAAGAAAATCCTCATGAGGAGGCTGACAA
It encodes the following:
- the WAL1 gene encoding actin-binding protein LAS17: MGILTTADKEKVKRAVPKASNKIIDATVASLYIAHPDPNAWTYTGLVGAIALVDDLVGHTFFLKLVDIIGTRGVIWDQELYVNFDYHQDRKFFHTFEIEDCLVGLLFEDTSDAAHFFKRVSNRTKYASKDTAKNKNAIALKDKLAPEATKIGPRGEYVDVTTDQRTRRARGVLYYDDQPPPEWRSLYAELAAAGITEDMIAENRQFIKDYIAKQGGPLVGLEPPIPRRHAAPHNVFADHAPEPPAAPPKKTKKAPPPPPPQGVTPQNSQTPELTPTPTNMSSSGEVTPTHSSDGSPAPSKLHTELKFRVPPSNAPVPQVSHTNIPPPQTDQSRPLPSIPQQGGSIPGQQQRPPMFDGSSSSYGQPIQGLQPPPPPPGRTNSNAGAMATPPARGNPPPPPARGNPPAPPQRGGPPPPPPPRAQPTGHTATPQRTGAPPPPPPRAARGAPPPPPARGVRTQPQATQATIPQPSQPFQQPSQPQQPPALPHQSPQSAYQPPLPPQRTAEPASVPPPPPPVAQPQQSQPQSNTAAPPPPPPMPPQNTAPSGGAPPPPPPPPDLSSSGPTPPLPTVDSGRDALLSSIRGAGGINSLKKTDKSQLEKPSALLAEAKGEQPPSSSSGGGAARGQPESLADALAGALSKRKNKVAASDDEDDEDW